The stretch of DNA CAGCCGTTACTTCTGGCAGAGCATGCCGTCGAAGATTGGATACGGCTGGACAAAGTTCGTGGTGCAGCGCATGCGGTCGCGAGCGGGCACAGGCGCAGCGCTCCTGCCGGAGTGGAGCAGCGACCCGGCGCCAGGCACTTTTTCTGGTGACGGCTCGTCGGAAGTGATTGAGCTGCCGATTCTTGGGCGGCCGGCGCGCAGCGACACATAGCAACGCTGAGTTCGAAAAACGGGTCGGCGTGCGGCAAGACGGCTCACGCCGCCAACCACTGGACCAGGAGAACGGCGCCCGCGATGAGGGCGAGGCACATCGTACAGACGAGCAGCAGCTTCAGAATCTTCTTGCCAGTCATTGTCGGGAAAAGAAAGGGCTCCCGCCATAAGCGAGAGCCCTTCCAGACCGTTTTCGGTTGGTGTTTACAGAATGATGCTCGCGCCTGCGATAAACGTCAGCGTCGACAGCGTGTTCTTGACGGACGTTCCCGGGTTTGAGCCACCCATAGCGGCCGGGAAGACCCACGGGCCCTCTCCGGAGTTCTCGAGGCCATACTGAACGGCGACGTTGGCGTTGACGCGGTCACTGATCCTGACACCAACTCCGCCAGCGATACGGTGTTGGATGAGGGCGTTGGCCGGCGTATTGAAGAACGCCAGATCATCGGGCAGGGGGTTCTCGTTGAACGAATACCCGAAGCGCACCGGATAGCCGTCGGCCACTTCGTACTGGATGCCCAGCGCCGCGACAATAATGCTCTCCCAGCCAAAGCCGGCGACAGCATTCATGTTGTTGTAGCCACTGTCCTTGAATCCGTCCGTATTCGAAAAATCGATGTATCGAACATCGGCGGCGAGCAGCAGATTCTCTACGCCCGTGTAAGCGAGTCCGCCCGATATGATCATCGGGTAGTCGAGGTTGAACGCGAATTCGGAGCCAGCGGTGATCTCCTCGGACGTAAACTCAAAGTCCTGGAACCACTGGGGGCTCTTGATAGACAGACCTGCACTCAGGCCGCTTGCGCCCTCGGCATGGACGCCCACCTGGAAGCCAAATCCCAGAGCGCCGGTTCGTGGCCCATCCGGGTAGAGCCCGGTCGCCATGTCGGGCGGCGCAGCGGGAAACGGGGATACCTGGAGCAGTGCATAGTTGATCGTCGGGGCGAAGCCGATAGCAACCTGTTCCGAGAGCTTGTACGCAATCGTCGGATTCACCTGCAGCAACGCGAACTCCGATTTGATCGCTCCGAACCCGAGGCCCCCTTGAGCCTGTTGCGGCGTCAGAATCGGGTTGACGTTCGGATTGAAGCTGCCATCCTGGTTGAAGGGAGACGGAGAAGCCTCATAGTCGACACCGAAGCCACCGACAAACATCGCACCGAGTCCAAAAGTCAGATTCGACTCTGGCATCACGCGAACGTAGCCTAGCGCCGGAATCGGGAAAGGGCCCGCATCGCTGTCCGTTGAGCCCGACATGGCAGCAGGCGGCAGCGGGGTACCGGGAGGGAACGGCGGCGACGGTGCCGGTCCGAATGCCCCCTGGTTCACCGAGGACTCAATGCTTCCAGTTGGCTGCAAGAACTGAATACTCAGATCGAAGCGGCTTTCCTTCGACATGGCGATCGCTGCCGGATTCCAGTGTACCGGCACAAGCGCATCTTGAGGAGCAGCCATACCGGCACCGGCCATCGCCTGGTCAATCGGTCCAACACCGTTGAGGACGTGACCACTCTGGGCCATAACCGTTGTGAAACTTCCCGCGAGCAATAGGAGCACCGCAGTCAGGAGGGATAAGGATTTAGTATTCATGACGACTGGGTCGTTGGTTTCTTGGGGCAATCGATTGGTTCTTGGGCTGCTGCGGGCAGGTGTCGTTCGCGGCTATCGCGATCATGCCCTGCCCCGCAACATGCCGTTCCAGTAAAGCTGTGGGAGTACGTAGAGCTTCAACGCATACATGGAATACCGCTCTCGCGTCGTGTCGAACGGGAAAGACGGAAGCGGGCGGTTGTCGTAATCGAACTCTGCGAGAACGAGTCGGCCGAACCCTGTCACGAGAGGGCAGGACGAATAGCCGTCGTAGACCATTCCGTCGGAGATCGCACCGTCTCGCAGCACCTGCATCAAGTGGTGGACTACAATGGGCGCCTGCTTGCGGACAGCGGCTCCGGTCTTCGCATTGGGTGTTGACGTGGCGTCGCCAAGCCCAAACACATTCGGATACTTGTTGTGCTGCAGCGTATCCCGACTCACATCGACCCATCCGTCGACATTAGCCAGGGGACTATCCTTAATGAAGTCGGGCGCGCTCTGTGGCGGCACAACGTGCATCATGTCAAACGGATACACCTTGTCTTCGACAACTTCGTCGTCCTCATTTCGCACGCGAATGACGGCTTCTTTCTGATCTCCGCGCACCTCGACCAGTTCGTGGCGGGTGTTGAAGGTGATACCGTAGCGCGCAATAATCTTCTTGAGCGTGCGCTCGAATTCCTTTACACCGAAGACAACCGTGCCGGGCGACATGAACTGGATATCAGTGTCTTGCAGTTTGCCGTTCAGCCGCAGATAGTCGGCCACCAGGTACATGATCTTTTGAGGGG from Rhodothermales bacterium encodes:
- a CDS encoding NAD(P)/FAD-dependent oxidoreductase — translated: MSEKYQVIIVGGGTAGITVAARLRELADGPSVALIEPSDKHYYQPIWTLVGAGVFPKEISVRSEADYVPDGVTWIKDYVVSFDPDKNTVTTKGGKTLGYDALVVCPGIQLDWNKIPGLAETIGKNGVCSNYGFDRAEYTWEVLSKFKGGRALFTQPNTPVKCGGAPQKIMYLVADYLRLNGKLQDTDIQFMSPGTVVFGVKEFERTLKKIIARYGITFNTRHELVEVRGDQKEAVIRVRNEDDEVVEDKVYPFDMMHVVPPQSAPDFIKDSPLANVDGWVDVSRDTLQHNKYPNVFGLGDATSTPNAKTGAAVRKQAPIVVHHLMQVLRDGAISDGMVYDGYSSCPLVTGFGRLVLAEFDYDNRPLPSFPFDTTRERYSMYALKLYVLPQLYWNGMLRGRA